GCGGCGGCCGTCGGCGAGTCTGGTCTCCGCGGCCCAGCGCTGGACGTCGTGCAGGGCGCGGATGGCCATGGTGCCGTGGGCGGCGAGGGTGACGCGCTCGTGGTTGAGCTGGTTGGTGATCAGGCGCCAGCCCTTGTTCTCCCGGCCGACCCGGCGGCTCGCGGGGACGCGGATGTTCTCGTAGTGACTCGCGGTGGTGTCGTGCGAGGCGAGGGTGTTGATGAGGGTGCACGAGTACCCGGGGTTGGAGGTCGGTACGAGGAGCATGGTGATGCCCTTGTGCGCGGGGGCGTCGGGGTCGGTGCGGACGGCGAGCCAGACCCAGTCGGCGGTGTCGCCGTTGGTGGTCCAGATCTTCTGGCCGTTGACCACGTAGGTGCCGGTGTCCTCGTCGCCCTCGCGGACGGCTTTGCACTTGAGCGCGGCGAGGTCGGTGCCGGCGTCGGGTTCGCTGTAGCCGATGGCGAAGTCGATCTCGCCGGCGAGGATCTTCGGGAGGAAGTACGCCTTCTGCTCGTCGGTGCCGAACTGCATGATGGTCGGCCCGACGGTGTTCAGTGCCATGAGCGGCAGCGGGACGACGGCCTGTGCGGCCTCGTCGAAGAAGATGAACTGGTCCACGGGGGACATGCCACGTCCGCCGTACTCCTCGGGCCAGCCGACCCCGAGCCATCCGTCGTCTCCGAGCCGGCGGATGGTCTCGCGGTAGAAGCGCTTCTGCGCGGCGGGGTCCTCGTAGCGGGCGTGGACGTCCCGGGGCACCAGCTCGGCGAAGTAGGCGCGCAGTTCGGTGCGCAACCGCTGCTGCTCAGGCGTGTATTCGAGGTGCACGGGCCCTCCGGAGGTCTCGCGGTCCGTCGTCACTGGCGGAGGGCACACTAGAACCTGTTTCAAGAATCCGGAAGGGCCCCGTGGCGGGGTTCGCGACGGCCGCGCCGGACGGTCGGCGGCGAACCCCGCCCGGCGGGTCGCTCCCGGACCGCCGCACTCGCGGGGCGGCGGCCGCGCTCAGTTCAGGGCGGTGAGCATGGCGACGGTGGTCGCCGCCATCGCCGTTCGGGCCGCCGTGAGGTAGGGACGCGGGTCCGCCGGGGTGAGGTGGGTACGGATGGCCTCCGTCATGGCCACGTTGAGGGCGGTGCCGATGTTGACCTTGCGGATGCCGCCCGCGACGGCCGCCGCGAGTTCGGAGTCCGGGAGTCCGGAGGAACCGTGCAGCACGAGGGGGACGTCCACCGCCTTGGTCAGGCGGGCGAGCAGCGCGTGGTCCAGCGCGGCGGTCCGGCTGGTCATGGCGTGGGTGCTGCCGACGGCCACGGCGAGCGCGTCCACCCCGGAGTCGGCGACGAACCGTCGCGCCTCGTCCGGGTCGGTACGGGCGCCCGGCGCGTGCGGGTCCAGCGGCGCGGCCCCGTTCTTGCCGCCGACCTCGCCCAGTTCGGCTTCGATCCAGAGCCCGTTGGCGTGGGCCCAGTCGGCGGCGGAGCGGGTGGCCTCCAGGTTCTCGGCGTACGGCAGCCGTGCGGCGTCGTACATCACCGACCCGAAGCCGGCGTCCGCGGCCCGGCGCAGCAGTTCGGCGCTCTTGACGTGGTCGAGGTGCAGCCCGACGGGGACGGCGGCCTCCTCCGCGCAGGCGACGGCGGCGCGGGCGATGGGGAGCAGTTGTCCGCCCCGGAACTTCACCGCGTTCTCGCTGAGTTGCAGGATCACCGGCAGGCCCAGCTGTTCGGCGCCCGCGATCACGGCTTCGGCGTGTTCCAGCGTGATGATGTTGAAGGCGGCGACGGCGCGGCCGGCCTTGGCCGCGTCCGTCACCAGGTGGCCGGCGGGGACGAGGGTCATCGGACCGCCTCCTCGCCCGTGGTGAGGACGACGGAGCGGGTCAGGTTGCGGGGCGCGTCCGGGTCGAGCCGTCGGCGCGCGGCGACGGCGAGGGCCAGCCGGTGGACGCGGACCAGTTCGGCGAGGGGGTCGAGCCGACCCTCCACCCATGCGGCGCCGGCGGCGAGGACCTGGTCGGCGATGCCGTCGGGGGCCTCGCCCAGGGACCAGGTGGCGGTGCCGGGGCCGGTGACGCTGACGGGGCCGTGCCGGTACTCCATGGCCGGGTAGGACTCGGCCCAGGACAGCGAGGCCTCGCGCATCTTCAGGGCCGCCTCGTGGGCCAGTCCCACGCTCCAGCCGCGACCGAGGAAGGTGTACTGGTCGAGGGTCTCCAGTGCGGCGGGCAGCGGTTCGGCGAGCGCGGTGCGCGCGTCGGCGACGACGGCCGGGGTGTGGGCGCCGACGTGGGCCCGCAGCAGGGTCAGGGCCGTCGTGGCGAAGCGGGTCTGTACGACGGATCGTTCGTCCGCGAAGTCCAGGACGACGAGGTCGTCCGCGAGGGTCGTCACGGGCGTGGCCGGGTCCCCGATGACGGCGGTGGTCGGCACTCCGGCGTCCCGGAGCCCGGCCAGCAGGTCCAGTACCTCGGTGGTGGTTCCGGAGCGGGTCAGCGCCACGACGCGGTCGTAGCGGCGGTGGCGCGGGAACTCGGAGGCGGGAAAGGCGTCCGTCTCGCCCTGGCCGGACTCCTCGCGCAGGGCGGCGGCCGCCTGGGCCATGTAGAAGGAGGTCCCACAGCCGACGATCGCGGTGCGCTCCCCGCTGCGCGGCAGCAAGGTCCGGTGTGTCGTGGCCAGTTCGGCGGCCCGTTCCCAGCATTCGGGTTGTGTGGCCAACTCCTGCGCGACGTGACTCATGCGGGCTCCCTGGTACGCGACGACTTCGAGTGTGCGTTTTCTCGCAAGGTAGCGGGGAGTTTCACGCAACTTCAAGCATCCACGGCGGCGATCTGCCCGGGTCGACCTCGACGCGGGGGTCGGGCCGAGGCCCCTCGGAGCACACGAGCAGAACCAAGGGCGCCGGCCGGGTCAGTGCGTCGGGACGCGTTCCGCCTCGCGCGACAGGGCCGCCAGCACGGGGGCGATCAGCGGGTGGGACTCGGCGCCCCGGCGGGTGGCGGCGAAGACCCGGCGGGTTGCTGCGGGGCCGGCGACCGGGCGGACCTGGACCTCCTTGAGGTCCATGCCGCGCAGGGCCGAACGCGGCACCAGGGCGACGCCGCCGCCCGCACCGACGAGGGCGGTCACGGCACGGAAGTCGTCGGAGGAGTGCGCGAACCGCGGTTGGAAGCCCGCCAGTTCGCAGGCGAGCAGGGTCACGTCGTGGCACGGGTTGCCGGGGTACTGGCCCACCCAGTCGGAGTCGGAGAGGTCGGCGAGCGACACGGTGGGCAGGTCGGCGAGGGGGTGGCCGGCCGGGAGGACCGCGTCGAAGGGTTCCGCGTAGAGGGGGACGATCGACAGTCGGCCGTCGTCCGCGCCGGGGGCGCCGCGGTACTCCACCGCGAGCGCCAGGTCCGCCTCCCCGGCCAGCAGCAGCGGCAGGCTCTGGTCGCCCTCCGCGTCGCGGACGCGGAGCCGGATGCCGGGATGGTCCACCGCGAGGCGGGCGAGCGCCGGAGCGAGCACCTCCGCGATGCCGGTGGCGAAGGCGGCGACCGTGACCTCGCCGGCCGAGCCGCCCGCGTACGCCGCGAGTTCGGCTTCGGCGCGCTCCAGTTGGGCCAGCACCTCGTGGGCGTGCCCGACGAGGATCTCCCCGGCCGCGGTGAGCCGTACGCCCCGGCCGCTGCGGGTGAGCAGGGCGTGTCCGGTCTCCTGCTCCAGCGCGGCGAGCTGCTGGGAGACGGCGGAGGGGGTGAGGTACAGGGCTGCGGCCGCGGCGGTCACCGTACGGTGGTCCGCCACGGCCCGCAGGATGCGCAGCCGGCGGGGGTCGATCACCCCGCCATTGTCTCAGGCCACAGACGCCCCGAGCGCCGCACGGGCCTCGATGAACGCCGCCACCGCGCGCTCCACGTCGGCCGTGGAGTGGGCGGCCGACAGCTGCACGCGGATCCGCGCCGCGCCCATGGGCACCACGGGGTACGAGAAGCCGATCACGTACACGCCGCGCTCCAGCAGCAGCTCCGCCATCCGGGCCGCCTCGGCGGCGTCCCCGATCATGACGGGGGCGATGGCGTGGTCTCCGGGGAGGACCTCGAAGC
This region of Streptomyces sp. NBC_00513 genomic DNA includes:
- a CDS encoding acyl-CoA dehydrogenase family protein, with protein sequence MHLEYTPEQQRLRTELRAYFAELVPRDVHARYEDPAAQKRFYRETIRRLGDDGWLGVGWPEEYGGRGMSPVDQFIFFDEAAQAVVPLPLMALNTVGPTIMQFGTDEQKAYFLPKILAGEIDFAIGYSEPDAGTDLAALKCKAVREGDEDTGTYVVNGQKIWTTNGDTADWVWLAVRTDPDAPAHKGITMLLVPTSNPGYSCTLINTLASHDTTASHYENIRVPASRRVGRENKGWRLITNQLNHERVTLAAHGTMAIRALHDVQRWAAETRLADGRRVIDLSWVRGRLARTHTRLDAMKLLNWQMVNAVQAGTLTPQDASAVKVYGSEARRDAYAWLMEVVGAAGSLKDGSVGAVLHGELERGYRSAVIFTFGGGNNEIQREIISWIGLGMPRVRR
- a CDS encoding class II fructose-bisphosphate aldolase, which encodes MTLVPAGHLVTDAAKAGRAVAAFNIITLEHAEAVIAGAEQLGLPVILQLSENAVKFRGGQLLPIARAAVACAEEAAVPVGLHLDHVKSAELLRRAADAGFGSVMYDAARLPYAENLEATRSAADWAHANGLWIEAELGEVGGKNGAAPLDPHAPGARTDPDEARRFVADSGVDALAVAVGSTHAMTSRTAALDHALLARLTKAVDVPLVLHGSSGLPDSELAAAVAGGIRKVNIGTALNVAMTEAIRTHLTPADPRPYLTAARTAMAATTVAMLTALN
- a CDS encoding SIS domain-containing protein gives rise to the protein MSHVAQELATQPECWERAAELATTHRTLLPRSGERTAIVGCGTSFYMAQAAAALREESGQGETDAFPASEFPRHRRYDRVVALTRSGTTTEVLDLLAGLRDAGVPTTAVIGDPATPVTTLADDLVVLDFADERSVVQTRFATTALTLLRAHVGAHTPAVVADARTALAEPLPAALETLDQYTFLGRGWSVGLAHEAALKMREASLSWAESYPAMEYRHGPVSVTGPGTATWSLGEAPDGIADQVLAAGAAWVEGRLDPLAELVRVHRLALAVAARRRLDPDAPRNLTRSVVLTTGEEAVR
- a CDS encoding LysR family transcriptional regulator is translated as MIDPRRLRILRAVADHRTVTAAAAALYLTPSAVSQQLAALEQETGHALLTRSGRGVRLTAAGEILVGHAHEVLAQLERAEAELAAYAGGSAGEVTVAAFATGIAEVLAPALARLAVDHPGIRLRVRDAEGDQSLPLLLAGEADLALAVEYRGAPGADDGRLSIVPLYAEPFDAVLPAGHPLADLPTVSLADLSDSDWVGQYPGNPCHDVTLLACELAGFQPRFAHSSDDFRAVTALVGAGGGVALVPRSALRGMDLKEVQVRPVAGPAATRRVFAATRRGAESHPLIAPVLAALSREAERVPTH